TCAGCATTTTGCGAATCAATAACAATGACCAAACGAGATTCTTGTGCCATTTTCACTTTTCTCCAGGCAATAAAAAACCCGCTTTCGCGGGTTATGTTTTAAATAATCTATTGCAGACTAATGTTTCAAACAGTTGTTTAGAACTTCTAGAGCATGCATATCTGCACTTTTGAATTTACTTGCATATGCTTCATCAATAAGCTTATCGCCTACTTTAATACTCTCTTTGTTATTATCAACATTCCTGATAGCCTGCTTAACTTCTTGAATTGTCAAATCTCTTTCCTTGGCTTTGAATGCAGCTGCTGAAGTTTCAGCATTATCTACACACTGTGACTTCTCATCATCATTAGACTCATTCTTAGAGCAATATGCCATCCAGTTCAATTGAAATGGAAGTGTGTCTTCTTCTGAGGCACTTTCAAGCACTGCTCTATTATTAATTACTATAAAGCGATTAAATCCTGTGTACCCACCATAACTATTTTTCGAATTTACTTCCCCACACACACCTTTAACGTTCTGGAATTGTGCTGACTCAGGATCTTTTAATATGCTTAAAACAGCTTCTTTGGACTCTTTTTCAATCTTTGAGCAGCCGCCCAATAAAACTAACAAACCCAATAATATTACTCTATTCATTTTAATTGGCTCACTTTGCAGGTGCTTTATTTAGAAGCTGATCAACTAATTCATTAATTTTTGTCTCAGTGCTACGCCACTTGTTTAGAGCTAAACCACCATTACCGCGTAAATTAAATGAAGCTTCTGAAACTTGACGACCGTTTTGCAGTAAATTGAATCTCGCAGCAACCATGTATGGCGCAAAGTCCCATGATCTAGTAGCTGTGTAATTTAGAGTGGTTTGACACAAGCTTAAGTTGTCAGTGTCTTTATATGTTTTCGCATCGATATTATAACGAGCGAAACTACGCTCAACGATTTGATTGAAATCTTTAATAATTACCTTGGGATTATCAATAATACAAACCTGTCGAATAGAATCTGGGTTAAAACCAGTAGCATTATTAACTTGTATTGATGTACACCCCACCAAACCCAGACCCACTAAACTAACAGCCAATATTTTCTTCATGAATTTTCACCATTTGTTATAAAGTTTGAATAATTTAACAAACTGGTTACTAAATGTCACACAATGAAAAACTACCAGAAAATATTTAAATATGTTTTCTAAAATTTAATTAGAAGTTTCATAGCCACTTATACATTTATTGAAAAACATTGATGAATAATCTTTCCTGTATGCTTTTCTTTCACTTTCATTCACCGGAAATGGTATATAGTCGTAGGCAATATCAATTAATTTCTTACTAAAAACAATTCCCACTTCATCTTGGATCTTTTCATCGACTAAATTATATTGCTCCTCTCGACTTTGGCCATTGAAATAATTATCCCAATAGACCAATGCTAGCTCTGTATATGATTCACACCTTTGCTTTATTTCCATTTTTTCCAATGATTTGGCTTGAACCGTACCTATCAATGTAAGCATGAGTGTAAATAGATAAAACTTTTTCATGAAAATACCTATTTAAATAAAGAGTAAAATTTAACAGTTCAGAAAAGTAAAAACCACCCGAAGGCGGTTTAATTATTATTCATATTCTTATTGAGCTCATGCCCCACTGCTGTACCAATACCCTCACCTGTTTTAAAAAGATATTTATAAACTTTTGGGCCCATTAAAATTAAGGCTATTATTAAAATAATTAGCCAGAAATATTTTTCATTTAACACCTGTGATTAACTTTGAAACATGTATGAATCAAACACATTATTCAAGTCTTAAGTGCCAAAAATCAACCACAATTAACTACAAAAGTTTTTTTATAAAAGCTAATCACAGCCTCAAAATCTCTTAATAGAGTTTCCTCTGTATATACTTTAGGAGCAAGCTTGAGTAGAGCTGGCATATACTGTTTTTTGTAGACTTCAGGGTATGTCTTGCACAATATTTCCCGCTTCAGTTGAAGTGGCACTTCTCGATTATTTAGGTCATCGAGCATTTTCCCTATTTGTTGATCTGCACTCATAAATTGCGCTTCAACTGAAGGAGGCAGTGGTTTATTTCCCACTTGTTTAGTGCAGCTAACTAAAACAACCAAAGAAATAAATAACCCCAATGTATATAAAAGTTTTACTAACATATTAATATTCAATATAAATTATTGTTAATATTATATATTTCTACAAATCAAAATACATTATCTAAAATAGCCATCACGAAGATAGCTATTTATTACTTTTTGGGTTTAGTCGAAATCTTCTTATGAGCCTCTTCAATAAATAGATTATCCAAGGCAAAAATACAGTCATTGAAGATATGAGCATCAACTGGCATGTCATTATGCTCAGCATAGACATTGATAGCTTGCTGGTCTAAAGATAATGGAATGCCCTGCTCATATCGCCTAGATCTAATAATCGTGCTAAAGGCGGCAAGAATTGAATCAGTTGCATAAGAATATTCAGGTGGATCTGGGATATGTCCACCTAAGAATTTGATTTGTCCGATTTCGTGCGGCGTTTTCGACGCATAGGTTTTTTGGTATTTGTAGAGTTCGATGACTTTCCCAGAATTAAAGCCTTTTCTTTATCAGCCTCTTCTTGGATCTTTTGTGCTTGTTCTTTCACGAATAACCAGATTTGAATACCGATATCACCCATATTCAGTAATTTTGAAGCATTCTCTGGTGTATAAGGCATTTCAGTTTCTACAGTCTTTCCATCAACAACTTGTGCAAATACCACACCTTTCCAGTCCTCAATTAAGTGAGCTGCGCAAGCATCCATCAAAAGCTCATGGTACAGCTTTGCCGATGGATCGTTCGCCATCACGTCATAACCTTTAGATGAGATTTGATTACCTGCACGCTCAATGGCTACCTGAAAAGGCTTATATGCGATACCACGGACTTTAAACTCTGCCTGCACTTGACCATCTATGCCTTTAAACTCACACCATTTAGACACTTCTGAGCTTTGAATAATTCCGACTTTTAAAGCCATACCTACCTCTAAAATTTAAGAAATAAAAAGCCCATGGGACTACATAGGCTTTAAGGTTAATCAATTTGGATTACACAAGAGCACGCACAATTGTTGGAGTTGTGCGGACTTGGGCAAAGTTGATATCAATTGTAATGATGTCATCTCCTCCACCATCTGGATGGTTCGCTTCCTTGACTTCAAGTTGCGGAAAATTAAACGAGTACTTACTTGCTTTGGTGTCTGTAATATCGAAGGTTAGTGTAAATACATCACGTGTTTTAATTGCATCAATCCAAGCTGCAGAAGTTGCCGAGAACATGAAATTAGCATTAACGCCAATATCCATCATTTTCTCTAAGTAAAACTCTGGTGTGTACTTACCTGAACCGATACAGCGAATTGCTTCAAGATTATTACTAAAATTAATAGTGAGGGTTTGTAGACAAGCTTTACCTTGAATTGATTGGCCATTAATAAGTAGCTTTTCAACATTCGGCATACTCACCAGAGGGCGAGTGGATGCTGGAATAGGATTGGTAACAGGATTAACCTGCTGTCGCGTAAATGAGCTACCTACTAAACCAAAGTTACCAGTGATTTTGCCTGTGGTCTGGATCGTCATTTCACCTGTATTCACTTGAATACCGCGGTAAATAAAGACTTGACCTATATCTTCAAAGACTTTTACCAAGGTAAGAGACTTACGTACTCCACCACCAAAACTTAAAGCATTTGCAGCCCAGTTATTGAAAGCAAGAACATTTAAGAATAAGTCAAAGGTACCGAGTGATAATTCAAACTCTAGTTGACCAGTTACTTCGGCTTCCGTTACAACAGCACCTTGGCGAAAACGTGAATCAACTACTTCACTGCTATCTTCAGTTGTTACATTTTCAGTCAAACTATCAGTAACACGGCGAACGGTGTACCAGACTGGATTTGCTGGAGTTGTCCCTAATACTGCTTCTTCACAAGCATATAATCGAATTTTTGCGCCTGAACTCATTTATAGTTCTCCAAAATTTAGGCAATAAAAAACCCGCTGAGTTAGCGGGTTATTAAAGTGTTTCGTTTGTGTCCTGTATTTCTGGTGGTTCAATACCTTCCATTGCAGCAGCTACAGCTTGAGATAAGTTAGTGGGCTGGAACTCAGCAGGTGTTTCACTTAAGGGTTCTTCCGGTTCTGACTCTGGTTCCTCATGTAAACGGATATCGATCCAGCGAGAGAAAGGAATATCCATAGGGTTTTCCAGATCAGCCACAATTGCAGCCTGTTCCAGATCAAACTTACGTTTGTAGGTTTTAATGGAAATATCACCATTCTCTAGCGTTTCATAGACAACGGCGACAACCGTATTGCCATTGGCATCTTTCGGTACTTCGACATACCAACCTTCCTGTGCAAACCCTAGTGAGCCTTTAATCAGGTAATCACCAATTCCATGCTTTTCGAAAGTAATTGGCTGTTTTTCGGCATCAGTATTCAGTTCAATATAATCACTGAATAGTTTTACAACTGGAGACGCGGCTTTGATGAATCCTGATCCATCAACCGTGGTGTTATGTTCACCACGTAATGCATACCACTGTGAGTAAGCGCCTTGATAAGTCTTTCTTCTGAATCCGAAGTAATTAGCAGAAGTTCCGATACTAATATTTGCAGTATGCTCACTCGCATTACCAGTATTCATACCGATAATAAATTGAGCAATATTTACAGGGTAATCGCCTGCTGCCTGAGCATTAGCCCCAACACTTTGTAAACCTATGTATGTTCCACCACTATCATTGTCTGCTAAAGGAGAAGCTGTTAATAATTTACTTGTTGCGAAACCATTATTTAGTAAACGCTGGTAATCCCCTGAGCTAGAATCAATTAACCGCTTCCATGGTGTCCACGTTGCTAAATCTGAAGTGGATCGATACCAGATACGGCCGCTCGAAGCAGAAATATAAAGTTGATTTCGGTAAGTGTTTGATCCTGCAATACTTGTAACGATCAGAGTGCCCACTGTACTAGTTTCTGGAAAGTTTAGAGCCATGGTTGCGCTAGCGAATGTATCATTACCATAGAAACCAACTGTAGTCAGATCATTTAAATTAGTTCCACCAGCATCCGTATTTCGAAGTGGTTTACCTAAACCAAAATCTCCCACTCTAAGAACGCGACCAATCGTATCATCTGAATAAGATGTAGTAAGTGTCCCTCCAGCTGCTGTTCCCGCTCCCTGAACTTGAGACAGCTGAGGATTTAAATTTGGAATTCCAGATGCA
This genomic stretch from Acinetobacter pittii harbors:
- a CDS encoding Sbal_3080 family lipoprotein; translated protein: MKKILAVSLVGLGLVGCTSIQVNNATGFNPDSIRQVCIIDNPKVIIKDFNQIVERSFARYNIDAKTYKDTDNLSLCQTTLNYTATRSWDFAPYMVAARFNLLQNGRQVSEASFNLRGNGGLALNKWRSTETKINELVDQLLNKAPAK
- a CDS encoding phage tail tube protein, whose protein sequence is MSSGAKIRLYACEEAVLGTTPANPVWYTVRRVTDSLTENVTTEDSSEVVDSRFRQGAVVTEAEVTGQLEFELSLGTFDLFLNVLAFNNWAANALSFGGGVRKSLTLVKVFEDIGQVFIYRGIQVNTGEMTIQTTGKITGNFGLVGSSFTRQQVNPVTNPIPASTRPLVSMPNVEKLLINGQSIQGKACLQTLTINFSNNLEAIRCIGSGKYTPEFYLEKMMDIGVNANFMFSATSAAWIDAIKTRDVFTLTFDITDTKASKYSFNFPQLEVKEANHPDGGGDDIITIDINFAQVRTTPTIVRALV
- a CDS encoding pyocin knob domain-containing protein: MANLVFKFNWDHRPYPFNSSQGKMQFMLPFASGIPNLNPQLSQVQGAGTAAGGTLTTSYSDDTIGRVLRVGDFGLGKPLRNTDAGGTNLNDLTTVGFYGNDTFASATMALNFPETSTVGTLIVTSIAGSNTYRNQLYISASSGRIWYRSTSDLATWTPWKRLIDSSSGDYQRLLNNGFATSKLLTASPLADNDSGGTYIGLQSVGANAQAAGDYPVNIAQFIIGMNTGNASEHTANISIGTSANYFGFRRKTYQGAYSQWYALRGEHNTTVDGSGFIKAASPVVKLFSDYIELNTDAEKQPITFEKHGIGDYLIKGSLGFAQEGWYVEVPKDANGNTVVAVVYETLENGDISIKTYKRKFDLEQAAIVADLENPMDIPFSRWIDIRLHEEPESEPEEPLSETPAEFQPTNLSQAVAAAMEGIEPPEIQDTNETL